In the Planctomycetota bacterium genome, GGGGTTGAGATCCCGTCCGCGGACGGCGCACCAGGTTCCCATGCCGAGCGCCAGGGCCGTGGCGACGGCCAGTTTCCATCCGAACCCTTTAGAGCCGAACATGCCGTCTCCGTTCGATGAGCCAGGCCGCCGTCAGAAGGACGGCGTTGAGCGGCAGGAAGAAGATCACGTTTTCGGGGTCCACGAGACCGAATTCGAATCCCCGGGTCGAGAAGGGATAAAGAAAGAACACCGCGCCCTGATCGAGGGTGTCCTTGAGCATGTCCACGGCGACGTGAAGCAAGCCTCCCGTGAAGAAGGCGGCGAAGGCCGCCCGCCGAAGAGGGAGGGCGACCCAGAGCGAGGCGAGATAGGAAAGGCAGAGGAGTCCCGGCAGGGAGTGGGTGGGGCGCACGAAGTCTTCCGACGCCCAGGCGATCCAGTAGAGGCTCTTGGCGGCCAGGTCCGGCAGGAACGTGCCCAGGATGAGGAGGAGGGAGACGTGGCGGTCCTTCACGAACGCCGCCGGGACACGGGCCACCGCCAGGTGCGTGAGAAGGTCGGCCATGTCAGGTCCGGCTCCGAAAGAGTCCTTCCCGGAGGCGGCTTCCGAACCGGCCTCGGATGAGCCAGAGGAAAACCGCCAGGGTGGCCAGCGAAAGGGCGTAGTTGGCCGGGCGCTTCCAGCCGTGGCCCTCGTTGTGCTGGACGAGGTCGGCGGCGACCCGGCGCGGCCCGACGATCCGGCCGCGAATGCTTACATACTCCCCGGACGGGGGAAGGGGAGGGGCCGCATCGATTCGGATGGGACCGACGCGGGTTTCGATCTCGAAGCCGTCCTCGTGGACGCGCAGGACCGGGCGGGGGGAGCTCCAGACGGCCTTGCCGGCGAGCCTGGGAGCGTAGACGGCCGATTCTTCCACGGTCGGGTAAAGGCGGGCGAAATCCCGCCGGGCGGCCTGCCCGAGGCCGGCGATGAGGGCGACGGCCGAGCAGACCTTCAGGAGCCAAAATCGGTTCGAGAACATGCCGCTGCATTCAAATCGGCAAGACGGGGCCTTCTTCCATTCGCCTTTTCAGAATGGCGACACGGGCGTCGCCCTTGCTCGGCTCCTCTCTGAGGGAGGGTGGGGGCCCCGATGATTCTGGATTCGCCCGGGGTCGCTTTTCCCTAATTTGACTGCCAGCGTCTGTCACACTGACACTTCGCTTCGATCCTTGCAGGGGGCGGGCTCATGTATTTGGGGCGCAATCACTTACACAATAAGTCTCGGCTGCGCTTTGGCAAAGCATTTGCGCCATGGCTGATGGGCAAACTCTGGAGGCAACATGGGCAAGATCGTCGGGATCGACCTGGGGACGACCAACTCGGTGGTGGCGGTGGTGGAGGGCAACGAAGTCAAGGTCATTCCCAATAAGCACGGGTCTCACCTGACTCCGTCGGTGGTGGCCTTTACCGAG is a window encoding:
- a CDS encoding metal-dependent hydrolase; the encoded protein is MADLLTHLAVARVPAAFVKDRHVSLLLILGTFLPDLAAKSLYWIAWASEDFVRPTHSLPGLLCLSYLASLWVALPLRRAAFAAFFTGGLLHVAVDMLKDTLDQGAVFFLYPFSTRGFEFGLVDPENVIFFLPLNAVLLTAAWLIERRRHVRL
- a CDS encoding Hsp70 family protein; its protein translation is MGKIVGIDLGTTNSVVAVVEGNEVKVIPNKHGSHLTPSVVAFTE